In a genomic window of Saccharomyces kudriavzevii IFO 1802 strain IFO1802 genome assembly, chromosome: 2:
- the KTR3 gene encoding mannosyltransferase KTR3 (similar to Saccharomyces cerevisiae KTR3 (YBR205W); ancestral locus Anc_8.523), which produces MPVHHKKKLMPKSALLIRKYQRGIRASFIGLILVLSVLFLMSGSKPSEVLITQSPSTSQVAKKDYQMPFTDKSQDVIHPMDDGKKEKGVMVTLARNSDLWNLVKSIRHVEDRFNNRYHYDWVFLNDEPFNDEFKRVTSALVSGKTKYGTIPKEHWSIPPSIDINKFDKKRKEMGKLDIPYGTSVPYRHMCRFQSGFIWRHALLDEYEWFWRVDTDITLFCDIEYDIFKFLKVNKKKYGFILSLSEYEGTIPTLWKTTKEFTKKNPKFLNKNNLMNFISDDDGETYNMCHFWTNFEVGSLDFFRSDAYTQYFDYLDESGGFFYERWGDAPVHSIAASLFLDKSEIHFFDGLGFHHPDFTSCPIEQEIRLQNKCICEPRKDVTWGTSYFCTRKYFSAGHYKLPPGI; this is translated from the coding sequence ATGCCTGTGCACCACAAGAAGAAGCTCATGCCCAAATCGGCATTGCTGATTAGAAAATACCAGAGGGGAATCAGAGCATCTTTCATAGGGCTCATCTTGGTTTTGTCcgttttattcttgatgaGTGGCTCAAAACCATCAGAGGTGCTAATAACTCAGAGCCCAAGCACCAGTCAAGTGGCTAAAAAGGATTATCAGATGCCATTTACAGACAAGTCACAGGATGTAATTCATCCGATGGACGATggcaagaaagaaaagggtGTTATGGTCACGCTAGCTAGGAATTCTGACTTATGGAATCTGGTAAAATCCATCAGGCACGTCGAAGATAGATTCAATAATAGATACCATTACGATTGGGTGTTTTTGAATGACGAGCCGTTCAACGATGAGTTTAAACGTGTCACTAGTGCGTTGGTTTCTGGTAAAACGAAGTATGGGACAATTCCAAAAGAGCATTGGTCCATTCCACCTTCGATCGATATCAACAAATTcgacaagaaaagaaaagaaatgggTAAATTGGATATTCCGTATGGAACCTCCGTGCCTTACCGACACATGTGCCGTTTCCAATCGGGGTTCATATGGAGACATGCACTACTGGATGAATACGAGTGGTTTTGGAGAGTGGATACCGACATCACGTTATTTTGCGATATCGAGTACGACATattcaagtttttgaaagtaaataaaaagaaatatgggtttattctttctttaagTGAGTATGAAGGCACAATTCCGACCCTGTGGAAAACTACAAAGGAgtttacaaagaaaaaccccaagtttttgaacaagaaTAACCTCATGAACTTCATTTCTGATGACGATGGTGAGACATACAATATGTGTCATTTCTGGACTAACTTCGAAGTAGGCTCTCTGGACTTTTTTAGGTCAGATGCATACACGCAATACTTTGACTACTTAGACGAGTCTGGTGGTTTCTTTTACGAAAGATGGGGCGACGCACCAGTGCATTCCATCGCTGcctctttgtttttggaCAAATCAGAAATCCATTTCTTCGACGGCCTTGGATTTCACCATCCAGATTTCACGTCCTGTCCCATCGAACAAGAGATCAGGCTACAAAACAAGTGCATCTGTGAGCCAAGAAAAGACGTTACCTGGGGGACTTCCTACTTCTGTACCaggaaatatttttcagcGGGACACTACAAGCTTCCTCCTGGCATCTAA
- the LDH1 gene encoding triacylglycerol lipase (similar to Saccharomyces cerevisiae LDH1 (YBR204C); ancestral locus Anc_8.524) gives MMSVGENREAAESWTCEPLSGRSLDEIVQDAENAADLVTYIRKPDVNLDFRLKFIANHEEFFDVQQSDRQSRIRTCHNLSDEGIRGDTVFLFVPGLAGNLEQFEPLLKLIDSDQKAFLALDLPGFGHSSEWADYPMLKVVELIFVLVCDVLKKWPAAVPKDREVNPFDNRKIVLTGHSMGCFLACHLYEQHLAALKVVEKMVLLTPPKAHIEQLSKDRHLIQWALYGVFKLPWLFDIYRNKFDQVNGLKSSGIKQYFYQDNNDIKLKYRKLWQFKNNINNKSRTIIGYLLGWKAVDWVGFNDMLAQKGMKQSIVIFGAEKDPIAPIKNLEYYEDTIKKQCLRKVIILPDCSHNLCLDRPELVCRKFQQEVVGNNSL, from the coding sequence ATGATGAGTGTCGGAGAGAATAGAGAAGCAGCAGAGAGTTGGACTTGTGAGCCTCTTTCTGGAAGATCTCTAGATGAGATTGTTCAAGATGCTGAGAATGCTGCTGATTTGGTGACTTACATTCGTAAGCCAGATGTTAATTTGGACTTTAGGTTAAAGTTTATTGCTAATCATGAGGAGTTCTTTGATGTACAACAATCAGATCGGCAATCAAGGATAAGAACATGTCACAACTTGAGTGATGAAGGGATACGAGGTGATACTGTATTCCTCTTTGTGCCAGGGTTAGCTGGCAACTTGGAACAATTTGAACCGCTGCTCAAGCTAATAGACTCTGACCAGAAAGCGTTTTTGGCGTTGGACTTGCCTGGGTTTGGTCACAGTTCAGAATGGGCTGATTATCCCATGTTGAAAGTCGTGGAACTTATCTTCGTCCTTGTATGTGATGTACTCAAAAAATGGCCTGCAGCAGTGCCGAAGGATCGTGAGGTGAATCCATTCGACAACCGCAAAATAGTCCTTACTGGCCATTCTATGGGTTGCTTTCTGGCATGCCACCTTTATGAACAGCACTTGGCAGCTCTGAAAGTGGTGGAGAAAATGGTTCTATTGACGCCTCCAAAAGCTCATATTGAGCAGCTTTCCAAGGACAGACACCTTATTCAGTGGGCGCTTTATGGAGTGTTTAAGTTGCCATGGCTATTTGACATCTATCGGAACAAATTTGATCAAGTAAACGGTCTGAAAAGCTCCGGTATCAAGCAGTATTTTTATcaagataataatgatatcaAATTGAAGTACAGGAAGCTTTggcaattcaaaaataacataAACAATAAGAGTAGAACTATCATAGGTTATTTACTCGGATGGAAAGCAGTTGACTGGGTCGGATTCAATGATATGTTGGCGCAAAAAGGTATGAAACAGAGCATTGTAATCTTTGGTGCAGAAAAGGATCCGATAGCCCCCATTAAAAATTTAGAATACTACGAAGATACTATCAAGAAGCAATGTCTTCGGAAAGTGATTATTCTACCTGATTGTTCCCATAATTTATGCTTGGATCGTCCCGAGCTAGTATGCAGGAAATTTCAACAGGAAGTAGTTGGCAATAACAGTTTATAG
- the COS111 gene encoding Cos111p (similar to Saccharomyces cerevisiae COS111 (YBR203W); ancestral locus Anc_8.526): MTSAAARLQNVNIVSNNYSRYGTSVYDKLYHNNNINYNNGGKNAGTAAKPPSISQKSRNKHRHGSNGSKSTSQSPISTFKSPLSSQNQVSGPDDLSSIGQRRSDDVASLDNETIVTMNSRKSRIKKKYKSLISTSSKKFMNKLYDHGASSDSFSIFSLKTSHSGKHENSRFEKLRKRKYHVWGKFADINDLPVEIIAKILSELELGHDQKTLVRCLYVSKNFYQATKIVLYKQPYFTSTYRVAQFVTSIRLHPDNGAYVKVLDLSHLKPGLIGQDSKVSLGLDEDGRSRRHRRHRGRSTNVSLSLPPATPTSTISNDDDLNNISIKDDISSTSEFEDLALAGWRDWRYRNEPLYSSPLLNSFKLKKVVSRSSSITSTSSGNSTGVHSTRRQRSNSSVASITTSIMSSIYNTSHVSLSSTTSNTSNGNMSSGSNLSRVSTAGSLKKTPANSARTSPQKAKPISDITSSSWFRMKLSSRNRKARTAGTVDLKHPKSKPVDDSKSNGKNSKHSSSCRPSRLTFSIEQPFSTHHPYANKFLLKYAPYKDLPLGYILHMLNSCPNLVELNLSNLVICADFKLINQKSERRRMTSSLLPAVQESSISVGPEQDLEVVYITDSGKGYEYYEGLNKKHSRSSSLGTNPSSWIGGQANWGNYPPPIDAQTKTREEHRRNNTLYQNKNVELQKLNPFEIFEIICKRNEGNRGYSALTKVKMNDIVWCRQYMVKYFVLKTFCQHLNYKSMSNNSYEQHIFSFRDSGLDRNFSWACNARLPEFVALMVMDQLSKLDDLGLEELFNIKSEKLYVKNYCARDPDILEISDLFDMKYGTGSESDATSDFSPKTESLQFRLTILKTGKPTSFWLSKVSKNYVSLVVKLCINENVDMSKAKVGKPTLRIDNITHNLISRLKELRRVDLRRNVGENNYYAESIM; the protein is encoded by the coding sequence ATGACTAGTGCTGCTGCAAGACTTCAGAACGTCAACATCGTGTCTAACAACTACTCTCGTTACGGTACCTCCGTCTACGATAAGTTGTAccataataataacatcAATTACAATAACGGCGGTAAAAATGCGGGCACAGCTGCTAAACCGCCATCGATCTCACAGAAGTCAAGGAATAAACACCGTCATGGTTCAAATGGCTCGAAATCAACGAGTCAATCGCCCATTTCAACGTTCAAATCTCCACTCTCTTCTCAAAATCAAGTCAGCGGTCCAGATGATTTGTCCTCTATAGGTCAGAGGCGTAGCGATGACGTTGCTTCATTGGATAACGAAACTATTGTAACAATGAACTctagaaaatcaagaataaaaaaaaaatataagtCCTTAATTTCTACTTcttcgaaaaaatttatGAATAAATTGTACGATCATGGAGCTTCGTCTGATTCtttctccattttttccttgaagaCTTCTCATTCCGGTAAACATGAAAATTCtagatttgaaaagttgagaaaaagaaaatatcatgtTTGGGGCAAATTCGCCGATATCAACGACTTACCAGTTGAGATAATTGCTAAAATACTCTCCGAGCTCGAATTGGGCCATGACCAAAAGACACTAGTGAGATGTCTGTAcgtttcaaaaaatttctaCCAGGCGACCAAGATCGTTCTTTACAAACAACCTTATTTCACGTCCACTTATAGAGTGGCGCAATTCGTCACTTCGATAAGGCTGCATCCGGATAATGGTGCATATGTGAAAGTATTGGATCTATCTCATCTGAAGCCGGGCCTTATCGGTCAAGATTCAAAGGTTTCTCTAGGCCTAGATGAAGATGGCCGCTCAAGGCGCCACAGACGCCATCGCGGCAGATCTACAAACGTAAGTTTAAGCTTGCCTCCTGCTACCCCGACATCTACCATTTCAAATGACGATGACCTCAATAACATATCAATCAAAGACGACATTTCAAGTACTAGCGAATTTGAAGATCTAGCATTAGCCGGTTGGAGGGATTGGAGATATAGAAATGAGCCTCTTTACAGCTCTCCCTTGCTAAACAGCTTTAAGTTGAAGAAAGTTGTTTCCCGTTCCTCTTCCATCACATCTACCTCTTCGGGGAATTCTACTGGTGTTCATTCCACAAGGAGACAGCGTTCAAATAGTTCCGTTGCTTCCATAACGACCAGTATTATGTCGTCCATTTACAACACTTCTCACGTCTCACTTTCTTCGACAACCTCTAACACCAGTAATGGAAATATGTCTTCTGGTAGTAATCTGTCGAGAGTTTCTACGGCTggatcattgaaaaaaactccCGCAAACTCCGCTAGGACGTCTCCTCAGAAGGCAAAACCAATTTCTGACATTACCTCGTCCTCCTGGTTTAGAATGAAGTTGAGTTCGAGAAACAGGAAAGCAAGGACGGCTGGTACAGTCGACTTAAAACATCCAAAGAGCAAGCCGGTTGATGACTCCAAAAGTAATGGGAAGAATTCAAAGCATTCATCCAGTTGTCGTCCTTCCAGGTTGACATTCAGTATTGAACAGCCATTTAGCACTCACCATCCATATGCCAACAAATTCCTCTTAAAATACGCCCCTTACAAAGATTTGCCCTTGGGCTACATTTTACATATGTTGAACTCATGTCCTAACCTCGTCGAATTGAACCTGTCCAACTTAGTCATCTGTGCCGATTTCAAACTAATCAATCAAAAATccgaaagaagaagaatgacCTCTTCACTATTACCTGCCGTTCAAGAGTCAAGTATTTCAGTAGGACCGGAACAAGATTTAGAAGTTGTTTATATTACTGATTCCGGAAAAGGTTATGAATACTATGAGGGACTGAACAAGAAACATTCGCGTTCTTCAAGTTTGGGCACCAATCCCTCTAGCTGGATTGGTGGACAGGCAAATTGGGGAAATTATCCACCCCCAATTGACGCGCAAACTAAAACAAGAGAAGAGCACAGGCGCAACAATACTTTgtatcaaaataaaaacgTCGAGTTACAAAAGTTGAAcccttttgaaatttttgaaataatttgtaaaagaaatgaaggGAACAGGGGCTACAGCGCCTTAACTAAGGTGAAGATGAATGATATTGTTTGGTGTAGACAATACATGGTCAAGTACTTTGTGTTGAAAACGTTCTGCCAACATTTGAACTATAAATCTATGAGCAATAATTCTTACGAACAGCACATATTTAGTTTCCGGGATTCAGGTCTGGACAGAAATTTTTCCTGGGCTTGCAATGCTAGACTGCCTGAATTTGTCGCTTTGATGGTTATGGACCAGCTCTCTAAGCTCGACGATTTGGGGCTGGAGGAGctcttcaatatcaaatCCGAAAAGCTATACGTAAAAAATTACTGTGCTCGTGATCCTGACATCCTCGAAATATCAGATCTGTTTGATATGAAATATGGCACCGGGTCTGAATCTGATGCTACCTCTGATTTTAGCCCTAAAACAGAGTCTTTACAATTCAGGTTGACTATATTGAAAACTGGGAAGCCAACCTCATTTTGGCTTAGTAAAGTCTCCAAAAATTATGTCTCATTGGTTGTTAAATTATGCATTAATGAGAATGTTGATATGAGCAAAGCCAAAGTAGGGAAACCAACTTTAAGAATAGACAACATTACACACAATTTGATCAGTAGATTAAAGGAGTTGAGAAGGGTTGACCTAAGAAGAAATGTTGGGGAGAATAACTACTATGCTGAGAGTATCATGTAA
- the FTH1 gene encoding Fth1p (similar to Saccharomyces cerevisiae FTH1 (YBR207W); ancestral locus Anc_8.521), whose product MTFENYFSFQIFFIFLRESLEIVVIISILLTIVKQGLSVDENSPVTDGPSSAALPGPSLNTNAEADSTTAFLQGECPDANAMETSATADGVPRPLNVEEEEEIYEYSDELRNQDREPDELTADNVKLYKRLKVQILAGGAFGLLLCMLIGGAFVTIFYHIGTDLWTLSEHYYEGVLSLVASVIISVMGLFFLRMGKLREKFRVKLASIIYSKDNNLLGNKARKSVKFSEKYSFFILPFITTLREGLEAVVFIGGIGIDQPLTSIPLSMILATAISTVFGIFFFKYSSSLSLKICLVVATCFLYLIAAGLFSKGVWQLELQDYVNKCNGQDMSEVGNGPGSYDISRSVWHVNCCNGEKDGGWMIFTAIFGWTNSATVGSVISYNAYWLILIGALKLLMIEEKYGYIPYLPIRWQKKRILKRLNIAKASLDLKHHTAELNSSTSEPDSQRRSKDSSVPLIIGSHGSTN is encoded by the coding sequence ATGacatttgaaaattatttttcgttccaaatatttttcattttcttaaGGGAATCTTTGGAAATTGTTGTCATCATTTCGATTCTATTGACAATCGTCAAACAAGGTTTGTCTGTTGATGAGAACAGTCCTGTTACTGATGGACCGTCATCTGCAGCTCTTCCAGGTCCGAGTTTGAATACAAACGCAGAGGCAGACTCTACTACTGCTTTCTTACAAGGTGAATGCCCAGATGCTAATGCTATGGAAACGTCCGCTACGGCTGATGGCGTGCCAAGACCGCTTAAcgtggaagaagaagaggaaatcTACGAGTATTCTGATGAACTCAGAAATCAGGACCGCGAGCCCGATGAACTTACCGCCGATAACGTTAAGCTTTATAAACGATTAAAGGTCCAAATTCTCGCCGGTGGTGCATTTGGTTTGTTACTATGTATGCTGATCGGAGGCGCTTTTGTCACTATCTTTTACCACATCGGTACTGACCTATGGACTTTAAGTGAGCACTATTATGAGGGTGTCTTGAGTCTTGTCGCTTCAGTTATTATTTCTGTCATGGGGTTGTTTTTCCTAAGAATGGGAAAATTAAGAGAGAAGTTCAGAGTGAAGTTGGCGTCCATCATTTATTCTAAGGACAATAACTTATTGGGGAACAAGGCTAGAAAAAGCGTCAAATTCAGTGAAAAGTACtccttttttatattgcCATTTATAACGACTTTGAGGGAAGGGTTGGAGGCTGTTGTGTTTATTGGAGGTATTGGTATTGATCAACCTTTAACATCTATCCCTCTATCCATGATCCTTGCGACAGCCATCAGTACGgtttttggtatttttttcttcaagtatTCAAGTTCTCTCTCACTAAAGATATGTCTTGTTGTCGCCACGTGCTTCCTTTACCTGATTGCAGCTGgtttattttccaaaggTGTCTGGCAGCTTGAATTACAAGACTATGTTAACAAGTGTAACGGTCAAGACATGAGTGAAGTGGGGAACGGACCTGGTTCGTACGATATATCTCGTTCCGTTTGGCATGTCAATTGTTGCAATGGTGAAAAAGATGGAGGTTGGATGATTTTCACCGCTATTTTTGGTTGGACCAATAGTGCTACTGTTGGCTCTGTAATTAGCTACAACGCTTACTGGTTAATATTAATAGGTGCCCTGAAGCTGCTAAtgatagaagaaaaatacggCTACATCCCTTATTTGCCCATCAGATGGCAAAAGAAACGTATTCTGAAACGATTGAACATAGCAAAGGCCTCACTAGACCTCAAACATCATACTGCAGAACTTAACTCCAGCACGTCAGAACCAGACAGTCAAAGGAGGTCCAAAGATAGTTCAGTGCCCTTAATAATTGGTAGTCACGGCTCAACTAACTGA